The segment TCGCCGAGTTTCTTGTTTGTGTCATCTAGTTTCTTATTTGTTTGAGCAATTTCTTGCTTGATCTGTTTCAAGGTGCCAGAGTTATCTTCTGCTCCAACAACAGGTGCGTGTTCGAGCAACGACCAGACCAATGCCATCACAATAACTGCTTCACGCATCTGATCAATCCTTCAATGCTTGTGAATCGTAAGGGAAAAAATGAAAAGTTCGGTTCCCGTAGCCGGCCTGAAATTGTGGTTGTCCCTATTCGATTTCGCTGCGACCTGCTTCAATAGCAGTGTTGAAATCGACACGAAATATTAGTTGATGTTCCTCGTTCCCTGTTGAGGTAATTACGTTGACACTCACATGCAGAGTGATCATGTTGCAGATCATAAAATGATCGCAGTACTTCGCACGAGGCTCTTTTATGATTGAGTGACAGTCTATTTGTTTTCATGGAGCCTTGCTTCAACTATTACAACCGGGCATCAATGCATTGCATATTGTATAAGTACAAAATGAATTGACCACAGACGAATGTCCACCATCTGCCGTACCGTAAAAAACTCAGCCGAATTAAATACCCAGTGAATTTAGAGGTCTGTGAGATACCGACAGCCTGTATTCTCAGCCGAGTTGGTAACAATTTGCGTTGCTACATTCAGTATAGCCGTTGTCTCCGATCGTGAAGAATAACGACGATAACGATTTGCGAGTGCTAGGGCTCAGAGAATGTTTATAGCTTCAAAGAAACCCTGCCATTCACATTGATATCTGATTTGATGGAATAAGTGATGCAGTCTTAGCACCTGCTGTTATTTGCTCTCGTAGGTTGTGCAAGTCGTGAACAGCAACACATGATCAACTACCTGCAGACGGAGAATAACATCCTCCGCAATACAGCAGGCAAGCCTGAACGATCAGACTCAGGTTGAGCCGGTGCTGCTTCCTCCGAAAAGTCCGAACATGAATGCGTATCTCGAACGATTCATGAGAAGTCTGAAATAGGAGTGCCTGAACAAGATGATCTTCTTCGGTCAGTACTCACTTGAACGAGCGCTGAGAGAATACGTCGCTCACTATCACGCGGAAAGGAATCATCACGGACTCGATAATCAGTTGATTGAACCGGATGAAGAAGTTGGATGCGTCCCCGGCAAGATCGAATTCTGTGAACGTCTCGGTGGCCTGCTCAAGTATTACTACCGCGACGCGGCGTGAAACGACTTTGCTCGCCGGCCACATTTATTGTAACGATCTCCGCTATCGCTGCACCCGGAAGGTCCTTTTCGTGTCTTGTCCGACAACAGACTTCAGATAGCGAAACGAATCTCGTTCGAAATCCGCCACTCGCCAGAGATAAAACCGATTGGAATCACTCGTTCTCAAAGTCGGCTGAATGTTTTTACGATACGGGATACATGGCGTCAGTACCCTACCAAGATTTTAAGTTACCAAGTTTTGAGTTCGGTTAAGTTCTTCTTTCAATACGCGAAGGAGATTCCCTTCGTCTCCTGAGGAAACTAGAACCTATCTCGAAACCGATGTTTTAGTGAACAGCCTGGCCTGCCAAGTGCATGGTTGGTTCCTCAAATAAGAGGACTGGCTTATGTCTATTCGATTCCAGAAGAAATAAGTACTACCGCTTGTCCAGCCGCTGAGCGAAGAGCCAGTCCCAGACATTCTCCGTTTTGTCACACTTATCGCTACTGTATTGAGTGACGTAGCCTTTCTCTTGACTGTCGCCGTTGAAGGAAAAAGCATATTGCGCGGCCCCGTGGCCCACATGCTTCAGTTGGGTGAACTTCACGTTTCCGCCGACGTCCTTTATGCGTCCGAAGATTTCCCAAGTAAACTCCGCTGGGACTTTCTGGTCGAGTCTACCGTGAAATGTCCAGACGGGGACGTCCTTGAACTCTGCAGGATCCTTCCAGGGTAGCATTCCGCCCGCGCTGGGGATCGCTGCGGCGAATCTCTTCGGCGCTGCCCAAATCGCGTTCCATGTTCCAAACCCGCCCATCGAATGACCGATTACATAAACGCGATTCGTATCGACGTTGAACTCTTCGGAAAGATGATCGATCAATCCTAAGACTTTGGTGAGCGACCCATTGGAGATGGGGCCCGGCGGATAGTTTCGCTCTTCAATCCGTTCTTGCCATGCTTCGGAATACGTTTTCTTGAGCGATTCTGTCAGTTCCGGAATTTCCTCATCTGTAATCAACCAGCGGCCTGGTGACTGAGGAACCACGATGATACACGGATACTTCGCCCGCCAGTTCTTATCGACAAACGAAGCGCACCAGTTTCGCAGATTGCTAATATTATCATTACCCACTCCCGCCCCACCATGCAGATTCAAGATGAGTGGGTATTTCCTGGTGGGTTTATAATCAGCGGGGAGCAGCAGACGGTATGGTATCCCATCGAACTCGTGAGGCTCAAAGGCCTTGATGATTTTCTGTGGAACTCCTGCCCCCCTGTTTGGCACTCGGGGTTTGTCTTGTTGATCAAGGGTCTGAGCCGCGCAGGCAGAAACAATCAAAAACGCGCACGCGAAATAGATTTTCATGATTAGATCCTGTCCAGGATAAGTGTGGCAGTTGTCGGTCCTGAAAAGTCTTTAATAACAGTAGGCTACGCCGCCAGAATACGCTAGGATTATCTAGAACCCCGTTAGTCTAAGCTGACACTCGATAGTGACTTCCACAAATCTGGATGGACGTCGCCCGTTGAACGGCAATGTTATCCTATCCTGCCTCTGAACTTACCAACAATGGGATTTGCCTGTGCCCATCTCAAAATAACGCATTCTAAGTTCCCCGAGGGCTTATCGTAAAAAACTCAGCCGAGCTCGATAATAGGTAGTTCTAATTGGTTGCGTTGCTGACGAACTGCGGATTTCGAACTAGCCTCGTTTCGCAGCCTATCGATTGTTGTCGGATTCGAAGCGAAAATGAATTTCGGAGCGCACAGTAGCTGAGAACCACAAGCAGATCGGTGACTTGCTCAACCTGAATTACATACAGAATCAAACTCGCCCTGAGTATTGGGGATCACTACACAGTCCCAGCCAGAAAAGCCCGCGTAATCGCTAAAAGCGAACCGTCATATGATGCAAACCTTCCGGCTCGACGGGATTTACCGGTACGGTTGCAATAGATACGCCCGAATTGCCGATGTTTCGCTATGTACCGCAACTTCGGATTTTACCTACGGGCAGCCTTATGTCTCTTCAACCAGTTAAGATACGAAGCATCTCCAGCCGTTTCGCTGCGAGACTGAGTATGGCTATGGGAGCGTGGACCGTCGCCCTGATACTGGTTACTCATTGTGGGTGCACAACAGTGCGTGAGTGGACGGATAGTCGATCACCAAAAGTTACTGAAGACGACCATCTAATCGAAACTGATTTCCAAAGGTTTCTCTCAGAAGATTCGCCAGAGGAAGAACTTGTCGCATCTGATTCACACCAATCGGAGGTGGAGTTGAATGTCCTTGAGGAATCAGCATCAGAGGAAAAAAAGGAAGAGAGTCAGAATTCAATAAAGTTAGTATCGGAAGAGGTCGGCAATACGGCCATTGCATCCGCCAGCGATAATGAAGCAAGTGAAGCAGAGATCAATGCTCTCGAATTCAGTGGAGTCACGCCGGGTGAAATCGACCAAGTTAACCAGGAGTTAGAGTTCTCAGAGACGTTGCAATTACTCGACGTCGTTCGGTCGGTTCATGACACATACCCTGCGTTGGAGATTCTTTATCTGGAAAGACAAATCGCCAATGGTAAACAGCTTTCTGCCTGGGGTGAATTCGATACGAAACTCAAAGGGTTCAGCGAGAATCAACCGAGTGGCTATTACCAGACCTACCGCCAGAATGCAGAGGTTTATCAGCCCATCTACCATGGAGGTGAATTCTTCGGTGGTTATCGAATTGGTCGCGGTGATTTTGAACCCTGGTATCTTGAGCGTCAAACTAACGACGGTGGGGAATTTAAATTAGGAATGCGAGTTCCCCTGTTACGAAACCGTGAGATAGACAATCGCCGGGCTGAATTATGGCGTGCAACTTACGAACGTCAGCGGGTCCAACCCGAAATACGCTCAAATCTCATTTACTTTGTTCGCGACGCGTCTGTCGCTTACTGGACATGGGTTGCGGCTGGTCAGCAAGTAAAAGTGTATGAAGCTGCTTTAGAACTATCCAATAAGCGGAATAGCAAACTCAAACGACGTTTGGAAACGGGCGACCTCGACCCTCCCGTTTTCCAGGACAATGTCCGGTCGCTTCGACTTCGAGAAGCCAAGCTGATTGATCGCAAGCGAAAACTGGATCAGTCCGCAGTAAAACTATCTCTTTACTATCGATCTCCAGGAGGCGACCCGCTCCTCCCCGTGCCAGCACTTCTTCCCGAACTTCAAAACCTGGAATTAATACCCTCCGGAGAACTCGAAGTCGGACTCCAGAAGGCACTTGCCAGCCGACCTGAAATCCAAGTGATCAACGCAGAAATTCGCAAATTCTCGGTCGACTATGCGGAAGCCAGAAATGACCTGCTCCCGAATCTTGATACACAGATTCAAGGGAAGCAAGACGTCGGTGAGCCGACCAGCAGCAAGCGAGATAAATCTGAATTCGAATTAGAAGCGGGGATCTACGTTGAAGTCCCTTTGCAGCGTCGGAAAGCACGGGGAAAAATCCAGACTTCGTCGGCGAAAATCGCTCAGTTGAATATTAAACGAGAATTCTTAAAAGACAAAATCATCGCGGAAGTTCAATCAGCCTACGCAGGGGTTAAGGCAGCAGAAGAACGAATTGAAAAGGCGGTTGAAGCCCGAGAACTGGCGGAATACATATCCGAAGTGGAACGACGAAAGTTTGATCTTGGGCGAAGTGACCTATTAGCTGTCTTCCTTCGTGAGCAGTATGCAATTGAAGCTGCGGATGGTGAAATTGAATCTCGTCTGGAATACCAACTGGCACTCGCAGATTATCTGGCTGCATTAGCGGACGACCTACTTTCCACCTTCTGAAAATATTTTGTTTCCAGACTGGAAATCCTTTTGACACGACATATAACTCACCTATTCTATGACACTTTTTTTCGGTTCCAGTAGTGCTCTTCAAATCCTTGGCACCATAATTCTGCTCTAAAAAGGGTGGAAAAAACATTCTAATCAGCTGACTCTCAGGGTACGACGCTAATGAGTATATGGGACAACAATTCGGAAACCGATCGAGTTGTCTGGATATTTGAGCAGTTGATGCTTCCGCACCATCTCCCTGACCGAAAAACACCTGAACGGGCATTTCTGGATGCCGTTCAAGCTTGGCCGGGACCGTTTCAGGAAAAATGGAACATTTGGTTTAAAGAAGCGTCAACCACACTGGGCGTACGCTGCCGACAAATTGAATGCCATCGGGAAGATATTCAGGCATTCGCGGAAACGGGTGCCGCAGTTGTCATTCTGTCCGAGCGCAAAGAACCGGAACTGATATTAATTCGTCCAGAACCTGGATCGAGCGATGTCCTTCTCTATTATCAAAAGGGACTTCGAGAACGACGATTAAGTTCCTCACAATTCCTCGACAAGCTAGAAAAAATTACTAGCACTGCCCTCACTCCAGACAGGTCTGTAAAATCGTCTCCAGAAAAATCAATTCAATGTCTGGTTTTCGATCCTCTGGCTCCTATCGACATCAGCCAAACCGCGAAACGTAAGTTGACACCATTCCAGAGACTTTACCGATTACTGCGTCCTGAGTGGCCGGACATCTGGTTAATTCTTGTGTTTTCATTCGTCGTCGGACTCCTCTCGTTAACGACACCGATCGCAGTTGAAGCCCTCGTGAACACGGTTGCCTTCGGGCGATTTCTACAACCGGTGTTTGTATTAGCGATCATTCTCTTGATTTTTCTCGGGCTCCAGGGAGCACTTCGAGGCATCAATACCTACGTCGTCGAGATTATTCAACGTCGATTATTCGTGCGAGTGGCGGCGGATTTATCCGACCGACTTCCACGTGTCCGTTTCGAAGAGACAGAAAAACATCATTTGCCCGAAATGGTAAATCGCTTCTTTGAAGTCGTAACATTGCAAAAAGTGACTGCTCAGTTATTGCTTGATGGAATCCGACTCTTATTAAGTACCATCATCGGTATGGCTGTCTTGGGATTTTATCATCCCTGGTTACTTGGATTCGACTTGTTTCTTCTTGCCTCGATTGCGTTCATCATTTTCGTGCTGGGCTATGGTGCCGTCGACAGCGCGATTAAAGAGTCCAAGAACAAATATTACATGGCTGCCTGGCTGGAAGAGATAGCCTCTTCCCCTCTTGCATTCCGAACTTTTGGTGGACATGATTTTGCGTTAAATCAAACCGACCGACTGATTTCCAATTATTTAGTCACACGTAAAGCTCATTTCCGGGTCCTTATCCGACAAATCCTTTTTGCCTTGGGACTTCAGGCGGTCGCGAGTACGGTCTTGCTTGGACTTGGTGGATGGCTAGTCATCACTGGAGAACTGACGTTGGGTCAACTGGTCGCAGCAGAACTGATCGTGACGGTGATCGTTGGAGCATTTGCCAAAATTGGCAAGCACATGGAGAGTTTTTATGACCTGCTAGCAGGCATCGATAAACTCGGTGTACTGTTTGACTTGGATCTCAACCGACAAGATGGAATTGTCGGGTTGGGGAAAAAAGGACCTGTCGAGGTTATTCTTCGAAACATTAGTTTTAAGCGGACCGGCGAGTCCCCCCTACTGAAATCCTGTTCGCTGCAAATTGACCCTGGAAAGTCTACCTGTATTAGAGGCATTTCAGGAAGTGGTAAAAGTACCCTACTGGAAATTATGTGCGGCCTACGAAAACCGAGTTCCGGTCAGATTACATTAGACGGATACCTCCCTCAGGAAATTCGACCGGACATTCTGCAAAAGCGAGTCGCACTCGCAAAGCCGAATGAAATATTTCACGCGACTCTGGAAGACAACATTGTATTACATCGTTCAGATATCGGAGCGTCAGATCTACAAACTTTGCTTCAACAAATTGGTTTAAGTGAATCGATCCTTGAATTACAAGATGGTCTGGGAACCGTGTTAAGTTCCACCGGGGCACCTTTGAATGAAAAACAGAGGAATCTCGTCAGTCTGGCCAGGGCTATCGTGGCTCATCCTGGGCTAATCATTCTGGATGGTCTGCTTGATGCAATGGAAAAAGACGAAGCAGCGAAGATCGTTCAAT is part of the Polystyrenella longa genome and harbors:
- a CDS encoding carboxylesterase family protein — encoded protein: MKIYFACAFLIVSACAAQTLDQQDKPRVPNRGAGVPQKIIKAFEPHEFDGIPYRLLLPADYKPTRKYPLILNLHGGAGVGNDNISNLRNWCASFVDKNWRAKYPCIIVVPQSPGRWLITDEEIPELTESLKKTYSEAWQERIEERNYPPGPISNGSLTKVLGLIDHLSEEFNVDTNRVYVIGHSMGGFGTWNAIWAAPKRFAAAIPSAGGMLPWKDPAEFKDVPVWTFHGRLDQKVPAEFTWEIFGRIKDVGGNVKFTQLKHVGHGAAQYAFSFNGDSQEKGYVTQYSSDKCDKTENVWDWLFAQRLDKR
- a CDS encoding TolC family protein codes for the protein MNVLEESASEEKKEESQNSIKLVSEEVGNTAIASASDNEASEAEINALEFSGVTPGEIDQVNQELEFSETLQLLDVVRSVHDTYPALEILYLERQIANGKQLSAWGEFDTKLKGFSENQPSGYYQTYRQNAEVYQPIYHGGEFFGGYRIGRGDFEPWYLERQTNDGGEFKLGMRVPLLRNREIDNRRAELWRATYERQRVQPEIRSNLIYFVRDASVAYWTWVAAGQQVKVYEAALELSNKRNSKLKRRLETGDLDPPVFQDNVRSLRLREAKLIDRKRKLDQSAVKLSLYYRSPGGDPLLPVPALLPELQNLELIPSGELEVGLQKALASRPEIQVINAEIRKFSVDYAEARNDLLPNLDTQIQGKQDVGEPTSSKRDKSEFELEAGIYVEVPLQRRKARGKIQTSSAKIAQLNIKREFLKDKIIAEVQSAYAGVKAAEERIEKAVEARELAEYISEVERRKFDLGRSDLLAVFLREQYAIEAADGEIESRLEYQLALADYLAALADDLLSTF
- a CDS encoding peptidase domain-containing ABC transporter translates to MSIWDNNSETDRVVWIFEQLMLPHHLPDRKTPERAFLDAVQAWPGPFQEKWNIWFKEASTTLGVRCRQIECHREDIQAFAETGAAVVILSERKEPELILIRPEPGSSDVLLYYQKGLRERRLSSSQFLDKLEKITSTALTPDRSVKSSPEKSIQCLVFDPLAPIDISQTAKRKLTPFQRLYRLLRPEWPDIWLILVFSFVVGLLSLTTPIAVEALVNTVAFGRFLQPVFVLAIILLIFLGLQGALRGINTYVVEIIQRRLFVRVAADLSDRLPRVRFEETEKHHLPEMVNRFFEVVTLQKVTAQLLLDGIRLLLSTIIGMAVLGFYHPWLLGFDLFLLASIAFIIFVLGYGAVDSAIKESKNKYYMAAWLEEIASSPLAFRTFGGHDFALNQTDRLISNYLVTRKAHFRVLIRQILFALGLQAVASTVLLGLGGWLVITGELTLGQLVAAELIVTVIVGAFAKIGKHMESFYDLLAGIDKLGVLFDLDLNRQDGIVGLGKKGPVEVILRNISFKRTGESPLLKSCSLQIDPGKSTCIRGISGSGKSTLLEIMCGLRKPSSGQITLDGYLPQEIRPDILQKRVALAKPNEIFHATLEDNIVLHRSDIGASDLQTLLQQIGLSESILELQDGLGTVLSSTGAPLNEKQRNLVSLARAIVAHPGLIILDGLLDAMEKDEAAKIVQYLSRPEHQWTLVVATSQSHVADLMPRVIHMSDLN